One segment of Rosa chinensis cultivar Old Blush chromosome 6, RchiOBHm-V2, whole genome shotgun sequence DNA contains the following:
- the LOC112171457 gene encoding F-box/kelch-repeat protein At3g23880 yields MEALPEEIIHVIFLRLPIKSLLKCTAICKTWNSIISTSSFIDTHLHLNCRDGQLLLLQAFSSPADRREPFSLHRDNPSFDEYTKPRNPFLAYDRTQAAISKKRSIALGSEPINVVGTCNGLVCLVAHDFTVLIWNPSIRKFVVLARPSVTFIRDHNPRISYAFGYDSSTNDYKVLRTVSYVQGARSCEVEIWSLARGSWKSLTASIAIPGDDPCYPKAFLHDTHAFVNGALHWFHQYKMINYHDSIVSFDISSESFGEMTMPAFWGNREICLISRYRDSLAFFEREFTGVFRLSMWVMEEYGVANSCTNIFTMDFHHITYPYPRPLWFRNSSGDVVLEGIQGVLKSVDSKTKSTTDFRINGYASYDFMDYFVESLVLLDKPNAISY; encoded by the coding sequence ATGGAAGCCCTTCCTGAAGAGATCATACATGTAATCTTCCTGAGGTTACCCATCAAATCTTTACTCAAATGTACAGCAATATGCAAGACATGGAACTCTATAATCTCAACCTCTAGTTTCATCGACACCCACCTCCACCTCAACTGCAGAGATGGCCAACTCCTCTTGCTACAGGCTTTTTCATCACCTGCAGATAGGAGGGAGCCTTTCTCGTTGCATCGAGATAACCCTTCGTTCGATGAGTATACCAAGCCTAGAAATCCATTCTTAGCTTACGATAGGACACAAGCTGCTATCTCCAAAAAAAGATCAATAGCTTTAGGTAGTGAGCCTATCAATGTGGTCGGGACTTGTAACGGGCTGGTATGCCTTGTTGCTCATGACTTTACTGTGTTAATTTGGAACCCTAGTATTCGAAAGTTCGTGGTTTTGGCCAGGCCTAGTGTTACCTTCATCAGGGATCATAACCCTAGAATAAGTTATGCCTTCGGTTATGATTCGTCCACCAATGACTATAAGGTTCTGAGAACTGTGAGTTATGTTCAGGGAGCTCGTTCATGTGAAGTTGAGATTTGGTCATTGGCCCGTGGCTCTTGGAAGAGCCTAACTGCTTCCATTGCCATTCCTGGTGACGACCCCTGTTATCCAAAAGCTTTTCTTCATGACACTCATGCTTTTGTCAATGGTGCTCTGCATTGGTTTCATCAGTATAAGATGATAAACTACCACGATTCCATTGTTTCCTTTGATATTTCAAGTGAATCCTTTGGCGAAATGACAATGCCTGCATTCTGGGGAAATAGAGAGATTTGCTTAATTTCAAGATACAGGGACTCCCTTGCTTTCTTTGAACGAGAATTTACTGGTGTATTTCGTCTTAGCATGTGGGTCATGGAAGAGTACGGTGTGGCAAACTCCTGCACTAATATTTTCACTATGGACTTCCATCACATAACATATCCATATCCACGGCCGCTTTGGTTCAGAAACAGTAGTGGTGATGTAGTGCTCGAGGGCATTCAGGGAGTGCTGAAATCGGTGGATTCTAAGACCAAAAGCACTACTGATTTTCGAATCAATGGGTATGCGTCTTACGACTTTATGGATTATTTTGTAGAAAGCCTTGTATTACTAGACAAACCCAATGCTATTTCATACTAA